The stretch of DNA AAAAGCTTGAGCAAATCTAAACAATAAAGCAATTAAAATTTGTGGCATTAATAAAGGCAAAGTAATTTGATAAAAACTCTGCCAGTAATTAGCACCATCTATAGCATGAGCTTCGTATAAATCCTGAGAAATTGATTGTAATCCTGCAAGTAGAATAATACTAATAAAAGGTGTAGTTTTCCAAACATCAGCAATGATTAAAGCAACCATTGCTAAACTTGGTTCTCCTAACCAATTAATACCTGTATCAATCAATCCTAATCTTTGCAAAATATCATTAACAACGCCAAATTGATCGTTAAAAATCCATGCCCAAGCTAGTCCCATAACTGCTGTTGGCAATGCCCAAGGAATAATTGCAATAGTTCTGACAATACCTCTACCTCGAAAAGATTGATTTAGAACCAGAGCAATAGCTAGACCTAATAATAATTCTAAAATTACACTGACAACTGTAAACAGTGTAGTATTACCCATCGTTTGCCAAAATCTACCGTCTCCAAGCATTCTTTGATAATTACCAATGCCTGAAAAAACTGGATTTAATTGTGTACCAAGATTTTCGGTAAAAAAACTTAACCAAAAAGCTCTTCCGATTGGGTAAATGAATACCAATAATAAAACCAATAAAGCTGGTATTAATAAAAACCATCCTGTTAGTTTTTCTTGTGAATTAATAGACATGGTGATGTTTTATTTATTAAGCAATTTTAACAATTCGTATTTTTAGTAATAATCAAAAAAATCAGTATATTTAACAGTATTAATCAGTAAATTCTAGGACTTAGTAATTCTGACTTAAAAATAATCTTTAAAGATAAAAAACTTTTTATAAATAGAACAAAGAGTAATTTTAATCCAGAAAAATAGTTTAGCGATCGCTTTTTTTTTCGGTTAATTAAAGCAAACATTATGACTGGGTTGTAAATCTTTGAAATATTTTAATATTTTTTGAAAAAAACATGAAGAATTATAATTATTGTCTCCGTATAAACAACTAAATTAATAG from Stanieria cyanosphaera PCC 7437 encodes:
- a CDS encoding carbohydrate ABC transporter permease; the encoded protein is MSINSQEKLTGWFLLIPALLVLLLVFIYPIGRAFWLSFFTENLGTQLNPVFSGIGNYQRMLGDGRFWQTMGNTTLFTVVSVILELLLGLAIALVLNQSFRGRGIVRTIAIIPWALPTAVMGLAWAWIFNDQFGVVNDILQRLGLIDTGINWLGEPSLAMVALIIADVWKTTPFISIILLAGLQSISQDLYEAHAIDGANYWQSFYQITLPLLMPQILIALLFRFAQAFGIFDLVQVMTGGGPAGATETVSIYIYSMVMRYLDFGYGAALVVVTFLLLVLVVIATSYFFRKLRTI